gcagtgggacaggctggctgtgcctgccccaggCACGGGCACagcgggagcagcaggagcccgcGGCgctgcctggggctgagcccctggGCCAGCAGAGCCGGGCACAGCAGCGCCCGTGGAGGCGCAGAAGAAAGCAGGACAAGCAGAAGCCTGAGCCGGCCACGTTCCCCTCCCTCCTTGTGCGGAGGGCTCGGGGGGGCCCGAGGGCTCTGGAAACgctggccagcagctccagcctcagcccGGCCCCCGGCTGGGGCTTTCCTGGGGGAGGCACTGGCTGCACGTCCGGCCCGGCTCTAGCAGGGCAGGCACCTCCGGCCGCAGTAGCGGCCACCAAGGCCAGAGAGCCCCGAGAGCCCAAAGCCCCCAGAGTTGATGGGGACCCCGGACTCGCTCAGGATGCTGCCCACGGCCGCCGAGGTGGAGGATCCCACGGCGGTGTTCTgcgggaaggagctgaggatgggccCGGGCAGCGTGACCACCACGGGCGAGGGCTCGATGATGACCCGCGAGTCCTGGCACTGCCGGACGCAGGGCTcgttgcagctgttggccagcggCGTGGGGCCGCAGGGCCGGCACAGGTCGTAGCAGGAcatggctgtggctgcagcagcacctggagaagGCACAGGCAGGACGTGAGGAGCGGCCTCGGctggaggaagagcagagcccGGGGAGAAGGGACAGGGAATAGGAGCAAGGAAGGATCAGGAACCCCACGCCCACGGTTCccctgcacagagcccaggagctTCTCCCACCTGCTCCCAGTGCGCAGAGGTTGGGAGCAGGATCTGGGAGCGGAGCTCTCGGcagaagctgcagagcagcaagggCAGAGCTGAAGGCAAAGacaaagaggagaaggagaagagtgAGGCAAAGGTGGTTGCAGCTCACCTGTGTCACCgaggaggagaaggcaggagagctggatgagggctcctgctcttgctcTGCCTTTTATACCGTCCCACACAGCCCCGGGCCCACCAGCACCCTCGGCACACGGAACGCGTTTCCCAAGCTCATCCCGCATGCAAAACAGCCCCATTAGAGAAATGGGGACACTGCAACgctgctttttcatttccctgtgcAGGACATGCCCAGTCAGCCTCCCAGGCTCCTTTCAAGTTGCCAGGATTAGAGGCCAAAATGTGCCCTGGGGCGAAGCCACGTCAGCAGCGCCGGGTGATgcagccggggctggggacTGTCCTATTTCACCAGGGGACACCAGGCCCTTTGCCCTCCAGGGCCTCACTTTTGGGTTCTCAGAACAATCAGGACATTTCTTCTGGCAGCCCTAAAACAACAAGCCCGGcttagaaatgtgttttctgtgaCAGGACTCGCCTCACCCGCTGCGCAAGCAAACACTCGACTCCATCAGAGCTGGGTGTGAGCTTCCCCGTCACCTTGGACACCCTCAAGAATCAGGAATCTCACGTCCAGACAAACCCGTGTGCTCTTTGCCCTTCCATGCCTTTTTGGAGAGTCCCCAGCATCCTCGAGCCAACAGGGGGACgtttgagaagcagaaaatcctCTCCAACACTCCATAATTCTGCTCCCAGCGGCTCCACCCAGCACCGAGTGTCCATGTTGGGCTTTTCCCACTGCTCCTTCTCCATCCCCAAATCTCCAAACCCCTGCTGGGAGCCTACACCCAAACTCAGTCACAGGCGGTGGAAGgagcctgcagagctctccaCGGAGACATCAAAACACATCGGAAGGAGTCAGGGGCTGGGAATGTCAGCAGGAAAACACCGGAGGCAAGCAGACAGAGAGATCACCGCTTCCTTTTCCATCATGCCAGCACTCAGACGTGCAGGGTCCAACTGGCCTGGCCTCCGCCCATGGCTGGCACTGAGGGGCTGCCCTTTAATGGCCTTGGAgccctccatccctggaatgGACTCTGACccccccattccctgccctccatccctggaatgGACTCTGACCccccccattccctgccctccatccctggaatgGGCTCTGACTCCTCCATTCCCTGGAATGGTCTCTGACCCCTCCATTCCCTCCCCTCCATTCCCTGGAATGGGCTCTGACccctccattccctgccctccatccctggaatgGTCTCTGACTCCTCCATTCCCTGGAATGGGCTCTGACTCCTCCATTCCCTCCCCTCCATTCCCTGGAATGGGCTCTGACccctccattccctgccctccatccctggaatgGTCTCTGACTCCTCCATTCCCTGGAATGGGCTCTGactcctccatccctggaatgGACTCTGACCCTTCCATTCCCTCCCCTCCATTCCTTGGAATGGTCTCTGACccccccattccctgccctccaTTCCCTGGAATGGTCTCTGACTCCTCCATTCCTTGGAATGGGCTCTGACCCCTCCATTCCCTGGAATGGTCTCTGACTCCTCCATTCCCTGGAATGAGCTCTGATCCCTccattcccttccttccctcccagaATGGTCTCTGACCCCTCCATTCTCCTGCTCCAGGTAGAGTGAGGGTCACTTCCTAGATTTGGACAccgctctcaggcacagggcaggattttggggtgtctgcgcagggccaggagttggatttgatgatttGTGAGTCCCTTCCTACCTGGATATTCCAGGATTCTCTTATTCCCTGAATGACAGGCAGTAGAAGACATGGGAAGAAGCAGGAGGCACCTTGTCCTCCTCTGCATCACCGGAGCGATGTTCTGCCCTTGCGCAGCGTCCCCCGTGAAGCCCTGCgctgtgcctgcagccctgccagcactgctggccCCGCCAGGAGGGACAGCGGGgcaccagggctgctggggTGGCACAAGTGACGGGTGACAGCTCCCGGGGATTCTGTCACACGCCAGGGCAGGGGTTCCAGGGAACATTTTCTGACTGAGAGATGaaacacagggagcagggagattctggagtgcccatccctgggcaGATCCAGAGGAGCCGTGGGCATCTAAGGCAAATCCCTCAAGGTTGTCCCACCCCAGCAGAGGGTTCAGCCACAGGACCTCTGGAGGTGTATTCCAACCCCAGCAACTGCGATTTGGTGACCTCCCCCACGGAGCAGCTTCATCTGGGGACCCCCAAGTGGAAGGAACTCCAGGAGACTCCAGTTCCAATGCAGAGTGAACTTTATTGAGTGTGAGGAGAGAAGGcaagcaggggctgggcagggccccgggccaggctgccccagcagcagtgggacaggctggctgtgcctgccccaggCACGGGCACagcgggagcagcaggagcccgcGGCgctgcctggggctgagcccctggGCCAGCAGAGCCGGGCACAGCAGCGCCCGCGGAGGCGCAGAAGAAAGCAGGACAAGCAGAAGCCTGAGCCGGCCACGTTCCCCTCCCTCCTTGTGCGGAGGGCTCGGGGGGGCCCGAGGGCTCTGGAAACgctggccagcagctccagcctcagcccGGCCCCCGGCTGGGGCTTTCCTGGGGGAGGCACTGGCTGCACGTCCGGCCCGGCTCTAGCAGGGCAGGCACCTCCGGCCGCAGTAGCGGCCACCAAGGCCAGAGAGCCCCGAGAGCCCAAAGCCCCCCGAGTTGATGGGGACCCCGGACTCGCTCAGGATGCTGCCCACGGCCGCCGAGGTGGAGGATCCCACGGCGGTGTTCTgcgggaaggagctgaggatgggccCGGGCAGCGTGACCACCACGGGCGAGGGCTGGATGACCACGCGGGAGTCCTGGCACTGCCGGACGCAGGGCTCattgcagctgttggccagcggCGTGGGGCCGCAGGGCCGGCACAGGTCGTAGCAGGAcatggctgtggctgcagcagcacctggggagaggcagggaaagcaCC
This genomic stretch from Hirundo rustica isolate bHirRus1 chromosome 29, bHirRus1.pri.v3, whole genome shotgun sequence harbors:
- the LOC120764242 gene encoding feather beta keratin-like, with translation MSCYDLCRPCGPTPLANSCNEPCVRQCQDSRVIIEPSPVVVTLPGPILSSFPQNTAVGSSTSAAVGSILSESGVPINSGGFGLSGLSGLGGRYCGRRCLPC
- the LOC120764239 gene encoding feather keratin 1-like → MSCYDLCRPCGPTPLANSCNEPCVRQCQDSRVVIQPSPVVVTLPGPILSSFPQNTAVGSSTSAAVGSILSESGVPINSGGFGLSGLSGLGGRYCGRRCLPC